A DNA window from Ficedula albicollis isolate OC2 chromosome 1, FicAlb1.5, whole genome shotgun sequence contains the following coding sequences:
- the NUMA1 gene encoding nuclear mitotic apparatus protein 1 isoform X3, translating to MASEVLRSSSEGSGQGPDRLATMSLHSARVAALLAWVNSTKVCPDPLNDLSQLQDCSVFIRIIHKIHGSKEGESVLEQPLPERISFIHGFLQKHCRHKLAAESLVSAQKLLDGEELALAKVAVLLLYHTSMSSKNPGDWCEFDYKTQVELASILKFVLDNEECLNENLEPFLQKKAEPCSSSVSSSSTEEHSPPFSLPHKQEVRFLELQRIASFPSTNLPSTPSSPMGDIMQTPQFQLRRLKEQLAFERENREELEVEVAENNKLVMEKDAQITTMQQRIDRLVKLNEKQAEDRLEPKEIEELREKNESLVGRLHEAFRQCQDLKTEKAQMDRKINQLSEENGDLSFKLREIASNMVQLQRALNELSEEHNSAMAQSQEKQRQLEKELHAALQDKKCSEEKIEILQGKISMLEDQLAKLEECSAQEKGEVMGDILKLEELKQEVSSLTAKGVRLEEEKQQLDSLVTNLQNSLSESHRARERLKRDLQAQAAEDQAKQLAALSAQHEQTLRERDSTLQQLQQANASLSSQLQAVDEEKAAFSRKVGELEAQILELGAQRQQGVAAEALKAQLQELEGRLKESQQRLAEKEKLARENGRLQEQLLFLEESLRNTEGILEDEKRRAAECLEGNLARIAELEAERQQLVQEREAALQQRDEELATRQALEESREQPTGASPAARGEDEECRRLKEEMQALSREHSRACQQLQAEQEKVAVLEAQAEQLAGLQADLASAQSWAKEKENEEQKLRAEISSLQEKMAVAEQTAAQRVARLEADAQRAAEALEGVSQQLSQEKLKSKELEGTMDQLRIAEKELVSLRSAVQEKESWKEQVSQCLQEMERKNSLISSLEHEVSILHRQVTEKEGESKELKRLILAESEKSKKLEERLRVLQTEMATAASRAAERCSLMKVEVQRCQEEMEKQRMTIEALKRDRHCQSEREDELRQEAKVCQDKCLQKEQLLAALQQKLDGAQAERASLESQHQQELEQRAKAVSVLQAELAQAKLEAAAVPSLREQLAKQERAIQRLQAEAAEAGAQLAGLQQANARLAEENQGLSRSRSQGQQQLEAELGQARERHRQELEQLRAASEKLVSSSRQEAKEAVQKLEDMSKEYESRRAAELEERKKLLEEKQRLTTQVEQLEIIQKDQTKQVEELNKKLTQHEKATCTQQQRIKALEGELQAAVTSHQEKVAELQAQVEVAKRQVQELSKFQVMTATAKEQETSCQSVADQSTDSLDEAQLLSSTRKATSSQLDISAVPSDSEESLLSQQLPERKASMESLYFTPILRETPSQLESSASFFPGDFSLDSGRKTRSARRRTTINITMTDKQAESEELVHVKNIPLAQSTKTSSPAKGRLRSGASTRSLTSFPSQETLAKLETSSPEKTPGNSGLLGLPGYRPVTRSSLRLQRTSLSGQGRSTLTLGTCQDEPEQLEDWNRIAELQRRNQARPPHLKSSYAIERPSTSLGTITDEDVKMGDPEETLRRASMQPSQIMATSSQYSTQASSITTRQQRKRLSEETHQGLDTPPSKKPTSCFPRPQTSQDRSEQSGSQVSQESERPAPATQAQRRQSMAFNILNTPRELGRRLLRRAVAQRGSATPSTSGGARRSPRIATAKSPKGKASRQSRKHKPS from the exons GTCTGGGCAGGGACCTGACAGGCTGGCCACCATGTCTCTTCACAGCGCAAGAGttgctgctctgcttgcttGG GTGAACAGCACAAAGGTTTGTCCTGATCCCCTCAATGATCTGTCCCAGCTCCAAGACTGTAGTGTCTTCATCAGAATTATCCACAAAAT ACACGGGAGCAAGGAGGGGGagtctgtgctggagcagccactgcCTGAGAGGATCTCCTTCATCCATGGTTTCCTGCAGA agcactgcaggcacaaattggctgcagagagcctggTCTCTGCACAGAAACTCCTGGATGgagaggagctggcactggCCAAG GTGGCCGTGCTGCTCCTGTACCACACCTCTATGAGTTCCAAGAACCCTGGAGACTGGTGTGAATTTGACTACAAGACCCAG GTTGAACTGGCATCAATCCTCAAATTTGTGCTGGATAACGAGGAGTGCCTGAATGAGAATCTGGAGccatttctgcagaagaaag cagAGCCATGCTCCTCCAGtgtgtccagcagcagcactgaggagcaTTCCCCACCGTTCTCTCTCCCGCACAAGCAAGAGGTGCgtttcctggagctgcagaggatcgcctccttccccagcaccaa cctgcccagcacTCCATCTTCGCCCATGGGGGACATCATGCAGACTCCCCAGTTCCAGCTGCGGCggctgaaggagcagctggctTTTGAGAGGGAGAACCGGGAAGAGCTGGAGGTGGAGGTGGCAGAGAATAACAAGCTCGTCATGGAGAAGG ATGCACAGATCACCACGATGCAGCAGCGGATTGATCGCTTGGTAAAGCTCAATGAAAAGCAAGCTGAAGACCGTCTGGAGCCCAAAGAAATTGAGGAGCTGAGGGAGAAGAACGAGAG CCTGGTGGGGCGCCTGCATGAGGCCttcaggcagtgccaggacctGAAGACTGAAAAAGCCCAGATGGACCGAAAAATCAACCAGCTCTCTGAGGAGAATGGGGATCTTTCCTTCAAG CTACGGGAGATCGCCAGTAACATGGTCCAGCTGCAGCGAGCCCTGAACGAGCTCTCGGAGGAGCACAACAGTGCCATGGCACAGTCGCAGGAAAAGCAACgacagctggagaaggagctgcatGCTGCCCTGCAGGATAAG AAAtgttcagaagagaaaatcGAGATTCTACAGGGAAAGATTTCTATGCTGGAGGACCAGCTGGCCAAACTGGAGGAGTGCAGCGcccaggagaagggagaagtcATGGGTGACATTTTGAAG CTGGAAGAGCTGAAGCAGGAGGTGTCCAGCCTCACGGCCAAAGGAGTgcggctggaggaggagaagcagcagctggacagcCTTGTCACCAACCTCCAGAACTCCCTCTCTGAGAGCCACCGGGCCCGAGAGAGGCTGAAGCGAGacctgcaggcacaggctgctgaggACCAGGCTAAACAGCTGGCTGCCCTCAGTGCCCAGCATGAGCAGACCCTGCGGGAAAGGGActccaccctgcagcagctccagcaggccAACgcatccctgagcagccagctgcaggccGTGGATGAGGAGAAGGCTGCATTTAGCCGCAAGGTCGGCGAACTGGAAGCCCAGATCCTGGAGCTGGGTGCCCAACGGCAGCAGGGAGTGGCAGCAGAGGCACTGaaagcccagctgcaggagctggagggcaGGCTAAAGGAGAGCCAGCAGAGGCTGGCTGAGAAGGAGAAGCTGGCCCGGGAGAACGGCcgcctgcaggagcagctgctgttcctggaggAATCCCTGCGGAACACTGAGGGGATATTGGAGGATGAGAAGAGACGGGCAGCCGAGTGCCTGGAGGGCAACCTGGCCAGGATCgctgagctggaggcagagagaCAGCAGCTGGTTCAGGAGcgggaggcagctctgcagcagcgGGATGAGGAGCTGGCCACACGCCAGGCGCTGGAGGAGAGCCGGGAGCAGCCCACGggagcctctcctgctgcccgAGGGGAGGACGAGGAGTGCAGGCGGCTGAAGGAGGAAATGCAGGCGCTGAGCCGGGAGCACAGCCGggcctgccagcagctgcaggctgagcaggagaaggtggctgtgctggaggcccaggcagagcagctggctggCCTCCAGGCTGACCTGGCCAGCGCTCAGTCGTGggcaaaggagaaggagaacGAGGAGCAGAAGCTGAGGGCTGAGATTTCCTCCCTGCAGGAGAAAAtggctgtggcagagcaaacagcagccCAGCgtgtggccaggctggaggcGGAtgcccagagagctgctgaggcactggagggagtctcccagcagctctcccaggagaAGCTCAAATCCAAGGAGCTGGAAGGCACCATGGATCAGCTGCGGATTgcagagaaggagctggtgTCCCTCcgctctgctgtgcaggagaaGGAGAGCTGGAAGGAACAAGTGTCCCAGTGTCTccaggagatggagaggaagAACAGCCTGATCAGCAGCCTGGAGCACGAGGTCTCCATCCTCCATCGCCAGGTGacagagaaggaaggggagagcAAGGAGCTGAAACGCCTGATCCTGGCTGAGTCAGAGAAGAGCAAGaagctggaggagaggctgcGGGTGCTGCAGACAGAGATGGCCACCGCAGCCTCCCGTGCAGCTGAGAGGTGCTCACTGATGAAGGTGGAGGTGCAGCGGTGccaggaggagatggagaagcAGCGGATGACCATCGAGGCCCTGAAGAGGGACCGCCACTGCCAGAGCGAGAGGGAGGACGAGCTGCGGCAGGAGGCAAAGGTCTGCCAGGACAAGTgcctgcagaaggagcagctcctggctgccctgcagcagaagCTCGACGGCGCTCAGGCTGAGCGTGCCTCCCTGGAAAgtcagcaccagcaggagctggagcagagagcaaaagctgtgtctgtgctgcaagCCGAGCTAGCGCAGGCCAAGCTGGAGGCGGCCGCGGTGCCGTCGCTGCGGGAGCAGCTGGCAAAGCAGGAGCGGGCCATCCAGCggctgcaggctgaggctgcagaggcgggggcacagctggcagggctgcagcaggccAACGCACGGCTGGCCGAGGAGAACCAGGGGCTCAGCAGGAGCCGCagccaagggcagcagcagctggaggcggagctgggccaggccaggGAGCGGCACCGGCAGGAGCTAGAGCAGCTGCGGGCAGCGTCTGAGAagctggtgagcagcagcaggcaggaggctAAGGAGGCAGTGCAGAAGCTGGAGGACATGAGTAAGGAGTATGAgagcagaagagctgcagagctggaagagaggaagaaactCCTGGAAGAGAAGCAAAGACTGACAACTCAG gtggagcagctggagatTATCCAGAAGGACCAAACTAAGCAG GTGGAGGAGCTGAATAAAAAGCTGACTCAGCATGAGAAGGCCACCTGCACCCAGCAGCAGAGAATTAAG GCACTCgaaggggagctgcaggcagcgGTCACCAGCCATCAGGAgaaggtggcagagctgcaggcacaggtgGAGGTTGCCAAACGACAAGTGCAGGAACTCAGCAAGTTCCAGGTGATGACTGCCACAGCAAAGGAACAAGAGACTTCCTGCCAGAGTGTGGCTGACCAGAGCACCGATAGTCTTGACgaggcacagctgctcagctccaccAG GAAGGCTACCAGCTCTCAGTTGGACATCTCAGCAGTGCCATCAGACAGTGAAGAGTCACTGCTGTCTCAGCAGCTGCCCGAGAGGAAGGCATCCATGGAGAGTCTCTACTTTACCCCCATCCTCCGTGAGACTCCGtcacagctggagagcagcgCCAGCTTCTTCCCGGGTGACTTCTCGCTCGACTCTGGGCGCAAGACGCGCTCAGCCCGGCGCCGCACCACCATCAACATCACCATGACAGAT aAACAGGCAGAGTCTGAGGAACTGGTCCATGTCAAGAACATCCCATTGGCTCAGTCCACAAAAACTTCTTCCCCTGCTAAGGGCCGTCTGCGCTCAGGTGCCTCCACCCGTTCCCTCACCAGCTTCCCCTCCCAGGAAACTCTTGCGAAGCTGGAAACCTCCTCCCCAGAGAAGACCCCTGGCAATTCAGGGCTGTTGGGCCTCCCTGGCTACCGGCCGGTCACCCGCAGCTCCCTGCGCTTGCAGCGGACCAGCCTCAGTGGGCAGG GCCGGAGCACCCTGACCCTGGGCACGTGCCAGGATGAGCCGGAGCAGCTGGAGGACTGGAACCGCATTGCGGAGCTGCAGCGGCGGAACCAGGCCCGCCCTCCCCACCTGAAGAGCAGCTACGCCATAGAGAGG ccctccacCTCCCTGGGAACCATCACGGATGAGGACGTGAAGATGGGGGACCCAGAAGAGACGCTGCGCCGTGCCAGCATGCAGCCCTCACAGATCATGGCCACCAGCAGCCAGTACAGCACCCAG GCCAGCAGCATCACCACCCGGCAGCAGAGGAAGCGCCTCTCGGAGGAGACCCACCAGGGCCTGGACACGCCCCCg TCCAAGAAGCCGACCAGCTGCTTCCCACGGCCCCAGACCAGCCAGGACCGTAGTGAGCAGAGTGGCTCCCAGGTCAGTCAGGAGAGCGAGCGGCCAGCCCCAGCCACACAG gCTCAGAGGCGCCAGTCGATGGCATTCAACATCCTCAACacccccagggagctggggcgGCGCCTGCTGCGCCGGGCAGTGGCCCAGAGGGGCAGTGCCACGCCCTCCACCAGCGGCGGCGCCCGCCGCTCGCCGCGCATCGCCACCGCCAAGTCCCCCAAGGGCAAG GCCAGTCGCCAGTCACGCAAGCACAAGCCATCCTGA
- the NUMA1 gene encoding nuclear mitotic apparatus protein 1 isoform X4, whose amino-acid sequence MEKDAQITTMQQRIDRLVKLNEKQAEDRLEPKEIEELREKNESLVGRLHEAFRQCQDLKTEKAQMDRKINQLSEENGDLSFKLREIASNMVQLQRALNELSEEHNSAMAQSQEKQRQLEKELHAALQDKKCSEEKIEILQGKISMLEDQLAKLEECSAQEKGEVMGDILKLEELKQEVSSLTAKGVRLEEEKQQLDSLVTNLQNSLSESHRARERLKRDLQAQAAEDQAKQLAALSAQHEQTLRERDSTLQQLQQANASLSSQLQAVDEEKAAFSRKVGELEAQILELGAQRQQGVAAEALKAQLQELEGRLKESQQRLAEKEKLARENGRLQEQLLFLEESLRNTEGILEDEKRRAAECLEGNLARIAELEAERQQLVQEREAALQQRDEELATRQALEESREQPTGASPAARGEDEECRRLKEEMQALSREHSRACQQLQAEQEKVAVLEAQAEQLAGLQADLASAQSWAKEKENEEQKLRAEISSLQEKMAVAEQTAAQRVARLEADAQRAAEALEGVSQQLSQEKLKSKELEGTMDQLRIAEKELVSLRSAVQEKESWKEQVSQCLQEMERKNSLISSLEHEVSILHRQVTEKEGESKELKRLILAESEKSKKLEERLRVLQTEMATAASRAAERCSLMKVEVQRCQEEMEKQRMTIEALKRDRHCQSEREDELRQEAKVCQDKCLQKEQLLAALQQKLDGAQAERASLESQHQQELEQRAKAVSVLQAELAQAKLEAAAVPSLREQLAKQERAIQRLQAEAAEAGAQLAGLQQANARLAEENQGLSRSRSQGQQQLEAELGQARERHRQELEQLRAASEKLVSSSRQEAKEAVQKLEDMSKEYESRRAAELEERKKLLEEKQRLTTQVEQLEIIQKDQTKQVEELNKKLTQHEKATCTQQQRIKALEGELQAAVTSHQEKVAELQAQVEVAKRQVQELSKFQVMTATAKEQETSCQSVADQSTDSLDEAQLLSSTRKATSSQLDISAVPSDSEESLLSQQLPERKASMESLYFTPILRETPSQLESSASFFPGDFSLDSGRKTRSARRRTTINITMTDKQAESEELVHVKNIPLAQSTKTSSPAKGRLRSGASTRSLTSFPSQETLAKLETSSPEKTPGNSGLLGLPGYRPVTRSSLRLQRTSLSGQGRSTLTLGTCQDEPEQLEDWNRIAELQRRNQARPPHLKSSYAIERPSTSLGTITDEDVKMGDPEETLRRASMQPSQIMATSSQYSTQASSITTRQQRKRLSEETHQGLDTPPSKKPTSCFPRPQTSQDRSEQSGSQVSQESERPAPATQAQRRQSMAFNILNTPRELGRRLLRRAVAQRGSATPSTSGGARRSPRIATAKSPKGKASRQSRKHKPS is encoded by the exons ATGGAAAAGG ATGCACAGATCACCACGATGCAGCAGCGGATTGATCGCTTGGTAAAGCTCAATGAAAAGCAAGCTGAAGACCGTCTGGAGCCCAAAGAAATTGAGGAGCTGAGGGAGAAGAACGAGAG CCTGGTGGGGCGCCTGCATGAGGCCttcaggcagtgccaggacctGAAGACTGAAAAAGCCCAGATGGACCGAAAAATCAACCAGCTCTCTGAGGAGAATGGGGATCTTTCCTTCAAG CTACGGGAGATCGCCAGTAACATGGTCCAGCTGCAGCGAGCCCTGAACGAGCTCTCGGAGGAGCACAACAGTGCCATGGCACAGTCGCAGGAAAAGCAACgacagctggagaaggagctgcatGCTGCCCTGCAGGATAAG AAAtgttcagaagagaaaatcGAGATTCTACAGGGAAAGATTTCTATGCTGGAGGACCAGCTGGCCAAACTGGAGGAGTGCAGCGcccaggagaagggagaagtcATGGGTGACATTTTGAAG CTGGAAGAGCTGAAGCAGGAGGTGTCCAGCCTCACGGCCAAAGGAGTgcggctggaggaggagaagcagcagctggacagcCTTGTCACCAACCTCCAGAACTCCCTCTCTGAGAGCCACCGGGCCCGAGAGAGGCTGAAGCGAGacctgcaggcacaggctgctgaggACCAGGCTAAACAGCTGGCTGCCCTCAGTGCCCAGCATGAGCAGACCCTGCGGGAAAGGGActccaccctgcagcagctccagcaggccAACgcatccctgagcagccagctgcaggccGTGGATGAGGAGAAGGCTGCATTTAGCCGCAAGGTCGGCGAACTGGAAGCCCAGATCCTGGAGCTGGGTGCCCAACGGCAGCAGGGAGTGGCAGCAGAGGCACTGaaagcccagctgcaggagctggagggcaGGCTAAAGGAGAGCCAGCAGAGGCTGGCTGAGAAGGAGAAGCTGGCCCGGGAGAACGGCcgcctgcaggagcagctgctgttcctggaggAATCCCTGCGGAACACTGAGGGGATATTGGAGGATGAGAAGAGACGGGCAGCCGAGTGCCTGGAGGGCAACCTGGCCAGGATCgctgagctggaggcagagagaCAGCAGCTGGTTCAGGAGcgggaggcagctctgcagcagcgGGATGAGGAGCTGGCCACACGCCAGGCGCTGGAGGAGAGCCGGGAGCAGCCCACGggagcctctcctgctgcccgAGGGGAGGACGAGGAGTGCAGGCGGCTGAAGGAGGAAATGCAGGCGCTGAGCCGGGAGCACAGCCGggcctgccagcagctgcaggctgagcaggagaaggtggctgtgctggaggcccaggcagagcagctggctggCCTCCAGGCTGACCTGGCCAGCGCTCAGTCGTGggcaaaggagaaggagaacGAGGAGCAGAAGCTGAGGGCTGAGATTTCCTCCCTGCAGGAGAAAAtggctgtggcagagcaaacagcagccCAGCgtgtggccaggctggaggcGGAtgcccagagagctgctgaggcactggagggagtctcccagcagctctcccaggagaAGCTCAAATCCAAGGAGCTGGAAGGCACCATGGATCAGCTGCGGATTgcagagaaggagctggtgTCCCTCcgctctgctgtgcaggagaaGGAGAGCTGGAAGGAACAAGTGTCCCAGTGTCTccaggagatggagaggaagAACAGCCTGATCAGCAGCCTGGAGCACGAGGTCTCCATCCTCCATCGCCAGGTGacagagaaggaaggggagagcAAGGAGCTGAAACGCCTGATCCTGGCTGAGTCAGAGAAGAGCAAGaagctggaggagaggctgcGGGTGCTGCAGACAGAGATGGCCACCGCAGCCTCCCGTGCAGCTGAGAGGTGCTCACTGATGAAGGTGGAGGTGCAGCGGTGccaggaggagatggagaagcAGCGGATGACCATCGAGGCCCTGAAGAGGGACCGCCACTGCCAGAGCGAGAGGGAGGACGAGCTGCGGCAGGAGGCAAAGGTCTGCCAGGACAAGTgcctgcagaaggagcagctcctggctgccctgcagcagaagCTCGACGGCGCTCAGGCTGAGCGTGCCTCCCTGGAAAgtcagcaccagcaggagctggagcagagagcaaaagctgtgtctgtgctgcaagCCGAGCTAGCGCAGGCCAAGCTGGAGGCGGCCGCGGTGCCGTCGCTGCGGGAGCAGCTGGCAAAGCAGGAGCGGGCCATCCAGCggctgcaggctgaggctgcagaggcgggggcacagctggcagggctgcagcaggccAACGCACGGCTGGCCGAGGAGAACCAGGGGCTCAGCAGGAGCCGCagccaagggcagcagcagctggaggcggagctgggccaggccaggGAGCGGCACCGGCAGGAGCTAGAGCAGCTGCGGGCAGCGTCTGAGAagctggtgagcagcagcaggcaggaggctAAGGAGGCAGTGCAGAAGCTGGAGGACATGAGTAAGGAGTATGAgagcagaagagctgcagagctggaagagaggaagaaactCCTGGAAGAGAAGCAAAGACTGACAACTCAG gtggagcagctggagatTATCCAGAAGGACCAAACTAAGCAG GTGGAGGAGCTGAATAAAAAGCTGACTCAGCATGAGAAGGCCACCTGCACCCAGCAGCAGAGAATTAAG GCACTCgaaggggagctgcaggcagcgGTCACCAGCCATCAGGAgaaggtggcagagctgcaggcacaggtgGAGGTTGCCAAACGACAAGTGCAGGAACTCAGCAAGTTCCAGGTGATGACTGCCACAGCAAAGGAACAAGAGACTTCCTGCCAGAGTGTGGCTGACCAGAGCACCGATAGTCTTGACgaggcacagctgctcagctccaccAG GAAGGCTACCAGCTCTCAGTTGGACATCTCAGCAGTGCCATCAGACAGTGAAGAGTCACTGCTGTCTCAGCAGCTGCCCGAGAGGAAGGCATCCATGGAGAGTCTCTACTTTACCCCCATCCTCCGTGAGACTCCGtcacagctggagagcagcgCCAGCTTCTTCCCGGGTGACTTCTCGCTCGACTCTGGGCGCAAGACGCGCTCAGCCCGGCGCCGCACCACCATCAACATCACCATGACAGAT aAACAGGCAGAGTCTGAGGAACTGGTCCATGTCAAGAACATCCCATTGGCTCAGTCCACAAAAACTTCTTCCCCTGCTAAGGGCCGTCTGCGCTCAGGTGCCTCCACCCGTTCCCTCACCAGCTTCCCCTCCCAGGAAACTCTTGCGAAGCTGGAAACCTCCTCCCCAGAGAAGACCCCTGGCAATTCAGGGCTGTTGGGCCTCCCTGGCTACCGGCCGGTCACCCGCAGCTCCCTGCGCTTGCAGCGGACCAGCCTCAGTGGGCAGG GCCGGAGCACCCTGACCCTGGGCACGTGCCAGGATGAGCCGGAGCAGCTGGAGGACTGGAACCGCATTGCGGAGCTGCAGCGGCGGAACCAGGCCCGCCCTCCCCACCTGAAGAGCAGCTACGCCATAGAGAGG ccctccacCTCCCTGGGAACCATCACGGATGAGGACGTGAAGATGGGGGACCCAGAAGAGACGCTGCGCCGTGCCAGCATGCAGCCCTCACAGATCATGGCCACCAGCAGCCAGTACAGCACCCAG GCCAGCAGCATCACCACCCGGCAGCAGAGGAAGCGCCTCTCGGAGGAGACCCACCAGGGCCTGGACACGCCCCCg TCCAAGAAGCCGACCAGCTGCTTCCCACGGCCCCAGACCAGCCAGGACCGTAGTGAGCAGAGTGGCTCCCAGGTCAGTCAGGAGAGCGAGCGGCCAGCCCCAGCCACACAG gCTCAGAGGCGCCAGTCGATGGCATTCAACATCCTCAACacccccagggagctggggcgGCGCCTGCTGCGCCGGGCAGTGGCCCAGAGGGGCAGTGCCACGCCCTCCACCAGCGGCGGCGCCCGCCGCTCGCCGCGCATCGCCACCGCCAAGTCCCCCAAGGGCAAG GCCAGTCGCCAGTCACGCAAGCACAAGCCATCCTGA